One window of Leifsonia sp. AK011 genomic DNA carries:
- the lipB gene encoding lipoyl(octanoyl) transferase LipB has protein sequence MIDIVVTGLSANSVPYVEALGLQRAIHAAVSSGRSPDTLLLLEHPSVYTAGKRTEDFERPADGTPVIDVDRGGKITWHGPGQLVGYPIVRLAEPIDVVGYVRRLEGMLIGVLADLGIDAGRVSGRSGVWMGYGSPVGAEKIAAIGIRVAGGVTMHGFSLNCSNSFEPYSKIVACGILDAGVTSISRVLDREVTPEDVVPLIRRHADAITEGAIA, from the coding sequence GTGATCGACATTGTCGTCACGGGGCTAAGCGCCAACTCCGTGCCGTACGTCGAGGCCCTTGGGCTTCAGCGCGCAATCCATGCCGCCGTGTCGAGCGGACGCTCGCCAGACACGCTTCTCCTCCTCGAGCATCCCTCGGTCTACACCGCGGGGAAACGCACGGAGGACTTCGAGCGCCCCGCCGATGGGACTCCCGTGATCGACGTCGACCGAGGTGGGAAGATCACCTGGCACGGCCCGGGGCAGCTCGTCGGGTATCCGATCGTCCGCCTCGCGGAGCCCATCGATGTCGTGGGGTACGTGCGACGGCTCGAGGGCATGCTCATCGGTGTTCTCGCTGACCTCGGAATAGACGCGGGCCGGGTCTCGGGGCGTTCGGGCGTCTGGATGGGGTACGGCAGTCCCGTTGGTGCCGAGAAGATCGCAGCGATCGGCATTCGAGTCGCCGGCGGCGTGACGATGCACGGTTTCTCCCTCAACTGCAGCAACTCCTTCGAGCCCTATTCGAAGATCGTCGCGTGCGGCATCCTCGACGCGGGGGTGACCTCGATCAGCCGAGTGCTCGACCGCGAAGTCACGCCGGAGGATGTCGTCCCCCTCATCCGTCGGCACGCGGACGCCATCACGGAAGGAGCAATCGCGTGA
- the lipA gene encoding lipoyl synthase, giving the protein MGGRKLLRLEVRNAETPIERKPAWIKTVAKMGPEYRQIHDLVKGENLHTVCQEAGCPNIFECWEDREATFLIGGSQCTRRCDFCQIDTGKPADYDTDEPRRVAESVHTMDLRYATVTGVARDDLPDEGAWLHAETVRRIHEMNPGTGVEILATDFSGNPDLLAEVFSSRPEVFAHNVETVPRIFKRIRPAFRYDRSLDVIRQARAAGLITKSNLILGMGEERHEVSEALQDLHDAGTDIITITQYLRPTARHLPVARWLKPEEFLEISEEAEAIGFLGVLAGPLVRSSYRAGRLWAQSMVAKGRPIPDSLRHLADKNAGFAQAVS; this is encoded by the coding sequence ATCGGCGGTCGCAAGCTGCTCCGCCTTGAAGTGCGCAACGCGGAGACGCCGATCGAACGCAAGCCCGCCTGGATCAAGACCGTCGCAAAGATGGGACCGGAGTACCGCCAGATCCACGACCTCGTGAAGGGCGAGAACCTGCACACGGTGTGCCAGGAGGCCGGATGCCCCAACATCTTCGAGTGCTGGGAGGATCGTGAGGCCACGTTCCTCATCGGTGGCTCGCAGTGCACGAGGCGCTGCGATTTCTGCCAGATCGACACGGGGAAGCCTGCCGACTACGACACTGACGAGCCGCGACGGGTCGCCGAGTCAGTTCACACGATGGATCTGAGGTACGCGACCGTGACGGGTGTGGCCAGGGACGACCTGCCGGACGAGGGGGCCTGGCTCCATGCCGAGACAGTCCGTCGCATCCATGAGATGAACCCCGGAACCGGCGTCGAGATCCTCGCGACGGACTTCTCGGGCAACCCCGACCTTCTCGCAGAGGTCTTCTCGTCACGTCCCGAGGTCTTCGCCCACAACGTCGAGACCGTACCTCGGATCTTCAAGCGAATCCGACCAGCGTTTCGCTACGATCGGTCGCTCGATGTCATCAGGCAGGCCCGGGCCGCCGGGCTCATCACCAAGTCGAATCTCATCCTCGGCATGGGCGAGGAGCGCCACGAGGTGTCCGAGGCGCTCCAGGACCTCCATGACGCCGGTACGGACATCATCACGATCACCCAATACCTCCGGCCCACCGCCCGTCACCTGCCGGTCGCGCGCTGGCTCAAGCCCGAGGAGTTCCTCGAGATCAGCGAGGAAGCCGAGGCGATCGGATTCCTCGGTGTACTCGCGGGACCCCTCGTTCGGTCCAGCTATCGGGCCGGACGCCTGTGGGCGCAGTCGATGGTTGCCAAGGGTCGCCCGATCCCGGATAGCCTCCGGCATCTCGCCGACAAGAATGCGGGGTTCGCACAGGCGGTGTCCTGA
- a CDS encoding DUF4191 domain-containing protein, translated as MARSSTTPPKAQKEPGRLKQMFQVFQMTTRYDKSALWLLIVAFVVPIAAGVSLGLLFSGDNIIGLILYIVAGVLGGLLLFLIVLGRRAERAAYSQIAGQPGAVGAVLKSSLRRGWTASEMPVTVSPRTQDAVYRAVGRGGVALIGEGPQSRTRPMLEEQRKAVARILPNVPIHLVYVGPDADSVVLHKLPSTLGKFKPVLRKPEVLAVSNRLNSLGKNGLPIPKGMDPMKARAQRPR; from the coding sequence ATGGCTCGCAGCTCAACCACTCCGCCGAAGGCGCAGAAGGAACCCGGTCGTCTCAAGCAGATGTTCCAGGTCTTCCAGATGACCACCCGCTACGACAAGTCGGCCCTCTGGCTGCTCATCGTGGCCTTCGTCGTTCCGATCGCTGCCGGTGTCAGTCTCGGCCTTCTCTTCTCCGGCGACAACATCATCGGCTTGATCCTGTACATCGTTGCGGGCGTCCTCGGTGGCCTCCTGCTCTTCCTCATCGTGCTGGGTCGTCGCGCCGAGCGCGCCGCATACTCCCAGATCGCCGGTCAGCCCGGCGCCGTTGGTGCCGTGCTCAAGAGTTCGCTCCGTCGTGGCTGGACGGCGAGCGAGATGCCCGTCACGGTCAGCCCCCGCACTCAGGATGCCGTCTACCGAGCCGTAGGTCGTGGCGGTGTCGCCCTCATCGGCGAGGGCCCGCAGAGCCGCACCCGCCCGATGCTCGAGGAGCAGCGCAAGGCTGTCGCTCGCATCCTCCCCAACGTTCCGATCCACCTCGTCTACGTCGGCCCCGACGCGGATTCCGTGGTGCTCCACAAACTCCCGTCGACGCTCGGCAAGTTCAAGCCGGTGCTGCGCAAGCCTGAGGTTCTCGCGGTGTCGAACCGCCTCAACTCCCTGGGCAAGAACGGCCTCCCCATCCCCAAGGGTATGGACCCGATGAAGGCCAGGGCTCAGCGCCCACGCTAG
- a CDS encoding RDD family protein, protein MPEKPSVPVEWPGKRLGLPYDGPRSIARSGRRIAALAIDFASAAIISAAFFNYEGWASTAIFAVVQIVFLLTLSGSPGHLILGMRVVPLRGGYLGVWRPFTRTILLCLVIPPLIWDKDQRGMHDRLSGTVLVRR, encoded by the coding sequence ATGCCCGAAAAGCCTTCTGTGCCCGTCGAGTGGCCAGGCAAGCGGCTGGGTCTCCCGTACGACGGTCCGCGTTCGATCGCGCGATCCGGACGGCGGATTGCCGCCCTCGCCATCGACTTCGCCTCAGCCGCCATCATCTCAGCCGCATTCTTCAACTACGAGGGATGGGCGAGCACGGCGATCTTCGCGGTCGTGCAGATTGTGTTCCTTCTGACCTTGTCGGGCTCGCCGGGGCATCTCATCCTGGGGATGCGCGTTGTGCCGCTCCGGGGCGGCTATCTCGGTGTCTGGCGACCCTTCACGCGCACGATCCTGCTGTGCCTCGTGATTCCACCCCTGATCTGGGACAAAGACCAGCGGGGGATGCACGATCGCCTGTCCGGCACGGTGCTCGTGCGTCGCTGA
- the glnA gene encoding type I glutamate--ammonia ligase: MFSDSSEVLKFIKDTDVKFLDIRFTDLPGVQQHFNIPASTVDEEFFSVGQLFDGSSIRGFANIHESDMQLIPDVTTAYVDPFRTERTLIMVFDIYNPRNGEIYGKDPRQVAKKAEKYLASTGIADTAYFAPEAEFYIFDDVRYSVTQNQSFYSVDSEEGAWNTGRVEEGGNLANKTPYKGGYFPVSPIDKQADLRDDISLKLIDAGLILERAHHEVGTGGQAEINYRFDTMVHAADDILKFKYIVKNTALEWGKVATFMPKPLFGDNGSGMHTHQSLWNDGNPLFYDEQGYGGLSDIARWYIGGLLKHAPAVLAFTNPTLNSFHRLVPGFEAPVNLVYSAGNRSASIRIPITGTNPKAKRIEFRAPDASGNPYLAFAAQLMAGLDGIKNKIEPHEPVDKDLYELPPEEAKLIPQVPGSLAEALNALEADHEFLLEGNVFTKDLIDTWIAYKWEKEIIPASQRPHPFEYELYFSV, from the coding sequence ATGTTCAGTGATTCTTCAGAAGTGCTCAAGTTCATCAAGGACACCGACGTCAAGTTCCTTGATATCCGCTTCACGGACCTTCCCGGGGTCCAGCAGCACTTCAACATCCCGGCGTCCACCGTTGACGAGGAGTTCTTCTCCGTCGGCCAGCTTTTCGACGGTTCGTCGATCCGCGGCTTCGCCAACATCCACGAGTCCGACATGCAGCTGATCCCGGATGTCACGACGGCGTACGTAGACCCGTTCCGCACCGAGCGCACGCTCATCATGGTGTTCGACATCTACAACCCGCGTAACGGCGAGATCTACGGCAAGGACCCACGCCAGGTCGCCAAGAAGGCCGAGAAGTACCTCGCCTCGACCGGCATCGCAGACACCGCGTACTTCGCGCCCGAGGCCGAGTTCTACATCTTCGACGATGTGCGCTACTCGGTCACCCAGAACCAGAGCTTCTACTCCGTCGACTCCGAAGAGGGCGCCTGGAACACCGGTCGCGTCGAGGAGGGCGGAAACCTCGCCAACAAGACCCCGTACAAGGGTGGTTACTTCCCCGTCAGCCCGATCGACAAGCAGGCCGACCTGCGCGACGACATCAGCCTCAAGCTGATCGACGCCGGGCTCATTCTCGAGCGTGCCCACCACGAGGTCGGCACCGGCGGCCAGGCTGAGATCAACTACCGCTTCGACACGATGGTGCACGCGGCAGACGACATCCTGAAGTTCAAGTACATCGTCAAGAACACCGCTCTCGAGTGGGGCAAGGTCGCCACCTTCATGCCGAAGCCGCTCTTCGGCGACAACGGCTCGGGCATGCACACGCACCAGTCGCTGTGGAACGACGGCAACCCGCTGTTCTACGACGAGCAGGGCTACGGCGGTCTGTCGGACATCGCGCGCTGGTACATCGGTGGACTTCTCAAGCACGCCCCGGCGGTGCTCGCGTTCACCAACCCGACGCTCAACTCGTTCCACCGTCTCGTTCCTGGCTTCGAAGCCCCGGTCAACCTGGTCTACTCGGCCGGTAACCGCTCGGCGTCGATCCGTATCCCGATCACGGGCACCAACCCCAAGGCCAAGCGCATCGAGTTCCGTGCGCCGGATGCCTCGGGCAACCCGTACCTCGCCTTCGCGGCCCAGCTCATGGCTGGTCTCGACGGAATCAAGAACAAGATCGAGCCGCACGAGCCCGTCGACAAGGACCTGTACGAGCTGCCCCCCGAGGAGGCCAAGCTCATCCCCCAGGTTCCCGGCTCGCTCGCCGAGGCGCTCAACGCGCTCGAGGCCGACCACGAGTTCCTGCTCGAGGGCAACGTGTTCACCAAGGACCTCATCGACACGTGGATCGCGTACAAGTGGGAGAAGGAGATCATCCCCGCCTCCCAGCGTCCGCACCCGTTCGAGTACGAGCTGTACTTCTCGGTGTAA
- a CDS encoding bifunctional [glutamine synthetase] adenylyltransferase/[glutamine synthetase]-adenylyl-L-tyrosine phosphorylase, translating into MTRAQTTLTELARLGFTDLGGTAAVLGELEIPELVPLFASAADPDQALRLLVDLREHAPDEVNALLGDADAAARLIRVLGASEGLASFFTRRPGELQSLAERLVTPPSAEGYVQDLLESVRGLEGEAAWVVLRVRYRHHLARLAAWDLGQSDTLGALDRVAEALADLAGAALEASLDVARRDVAFPAEDVAATKLAIIGMGKAGARELNYVSDVDVIFVAEGSDAITDDRAVDIATKLAIQTMRGINELCAEPSLWEVDANLRPEGKDGALVRTLASHVAYYERWAKSWEFQALLKARPLAGDRDLGERYVTALAPMVWSSASRENFVESVQRMRERVTEHIPNSEIDVQLKLGPGGLRDVEFTIQLLQLVHGQLDDAVHQRATLPALVALAEQGYIGRVEAAEFSEDYRFLRVLEHRLQLSRLRRTHLMPTDPEALRVLARASGLASTASDLTERWQRTKNAVRRLHERLFYRPLLSAVAALPEDGFALSSEQAEARLAAIGFRDPRGALAHIAALTGGVSRRATIQRTLLPVMLQWFAEGADPDYGLLAFRRLSEDLGEAYWFLRMLRDSSAAAERLTHVLSGSKFVGALFERIPEAAAWLENEDELRPRPLAQLLEETEATVARHRDDEDAAALALRTARRREILRLALAGILGTITISELGRGLSDITTAILTGALALAHRYGDGIEFGIIAMGRYGGQELGFGSDADVMYVFRPAGATPEEAHQRAERIVHALGRYTEDLRVPLDLDAGLRPEGRNGAIVRSLDSYRAYYKRWSLTWEAQALLRARGAVGDAGVLTAFEELADEVRYPASISEQEIREVKRIKARVENERLPQAADPTRHLKLGRGSLSDVEWFVQLLELQHGASVPGLRTTSTLGALSAAEAAGLVDTEDAHKLRDAWILASRARSAMTLWTARTSDVLPTDHQQLEGVARLLEYPPGSAAVFEDHYLRVTRLARQVFERRFYGAPQRPSTTV; encoded by the coding sequence CTGTTCGCGTCCGCCGCCGACCCCGACCAGGCACTGCGACTCCTCGTCGATCTGCGGGAGCATGCCCCTGACGAGGTGAACGCGCTCCTCGGGGACGCGGATGCAGCGGCTCGCCTGATACGCGTGCTCGGGGCATCCGAGGGCCTCGCCTCGTTCTTCACTCGCCGACCGGGGGAGTTGCAGTCACTCGCCGAGCGCCTCGTCACCCCACCCTCGGCCGAGGGCTACGTGCAGGATCTCCTGGAGTCAGTGCGCGGGCTCGAGGGGGAGGCGGCGTGGGTCGTGTTGCGCGTGCGCTATCGGCATCACCTGGCCCGCCTGGCTGCATGGGATCTCGGGCAGTCCGACACGCTCGGCGCGCTCGATCGTGTGGCCGAGGCGCTGGCGGACCTCGCCGGGGCAGCGCTCGAGGCATCCCTCGATGTGGCCCGACGCGACGTGGCGTTTCCCGCTGAGGACGTTGCCGCAACCAAGCTCGCGATCATCGGCATGGGCAAGGCGGGTGCCCGTGAACTGAACTACGTCTCGGACGTCGACGTCATCTTCGTGGCCGAGGGCTCGGACGCCATCACGGACGACCGTGCCGTCGACATCGCCACCAAACTCGCCATCCAGACGATGCGCGGCATCAATGAACTGTGTGCTGAACCGTCCCTCTGGGAGGTCGACGCCAACCTGCGGCCCGAGGGCAAGGACGGCGCCCTCGTGCGGACTCTGGCCTCGCATGTTGCCTACTACGAGCGGTGGGCGAAGAGCTGGGAGTTCCAGGCGCTGCTGAAGGCCCGCCCCCTCGCGGGCGATCGGGACTTGGGGGAGCGGTACGTGACAGCGCTCGCACCCATGGTGTGGTCGAGTGCGTCGCGGGAGAACTTCGTGGAGTCCGTGCAGCGCATGCGCGAGCGGGTGACCGAGCACATCCCCAACTCGGAGATCGACGTGCAGCTCAAGCTCGGGCCGGGCGGGCTGCGGGACGTCGAGTTCACGATCCAGCTGCTGCAACTCGTGCACGGCCAGCTGGATGACGCGGTCCACCAGCGCGCGACGCTTCCCGCCCTCGTCGCCCTCGCCGAGCAGGGCTACATCGGGCGCGTGGAGGCTGCGGAGTTCTCGGAGGACTACCGATTCCTGCGGGTGCTCGAGCACCGCCTCCAGCTGTCCCGACTGCGCCGCACGCATCTCATGCCCACCGACCCAGAGGCGCTGCGTGTGCTGGCCAGGGCGTCCGGGCTCGCGAGTACGGCATCCGATCTCACCGAACGGTGGCAGCGCACCAAGAATGCCGTGCGCAGGCTGCACGAGCGGCTCTTCTACCGCCCGCTCCTGTCCGCAGTGGCGGCCCTGCCCGAGGACGGCTTCGCGCTGTCGAGCGAGCAGGCCGAGGCTCGCCTGGCGGCGATCGGCTTCCGCGACCCGCGGGGCGCTCTCGCGCACATCGCGGCGCTCACCGGGGGAGTGTCGCGTCGGGCGACCATCCAGCGCACCCTCCTGCCCGTCATGCTGCAGTGGTTCGCGGAGGGCGCCGACCCCGACTACGGGCTGCTCGCCTTCCGACGGCTCAGTGAGGATCTCGGCGAGGCCTACTGGTTCCTCCGCATGCTGCGGGACTCCTCTGCCGCCGCCGAGCGTCTCACGCACGTGCTCTCCGGCTCCAAGTTCGTCGGTGCACTCTTCGAGCGCATCCCGGAGGCCGCAGCGTGGCTCGAGAACGAGGACGAGCTCCGCCCGCGGCCGCTCGCCCAGCTCCTCGAGGAGACCGAGGCGACGGTGGCGAGGCACCGGGACGACGAGGATGCTGCGGCCCTCGCCCTCCGCACGGCCCGCCGCCGCGAGATCCTCCGCCTCGCCCTCGCCGGCATCCTCGGCACGATCACCATCAGCGAGCTCGGCAGGGGACTCTCCGACATCACGACGGCCATCCTCACGGGCGCTCTCGCCCTGGCCCACCGCTATGGCGACGGCATCGAGTTCGGCATCATCGCCATGGGCCGCTACGGCGGGCAGGAACTCGGCTTCGGTTCTGACGCCGACGTCATGTACGTCTTCCGTCCGGCAGGCGCGACGCCCGAGGAGGCGCACCAGCGCGCCGAGCGGATCGTGCACGCGCTCGGTCGCTACACGGAGGACCTCCGCGTTCCCCTCGACCTCGACGCCGGACTGCGCCCCGAGGGACGCAACGGTGCGATCGTGCGGTCGCTCGACTCGTACCGCGCGTACTACAAGCGGTGGTCGCTCACGTGGGAGGCGCAGGCACTCTTGCGCGCCCGGGGTGCGGTGGGGGATGCCGGCGTGCTGACGGCGTTCGAGGAACTTGCCGATGAGGTGAGGTACCCGGCATCCATCTCGGAGCAGGAGATCCGCGAGGTCAAGCGCATCAAGGCGAGGGTGGAGAACGAGCGTCTGCCCCAGGCTGCGGACCCCACCCGCCACCTGAAGCTCGGACGGGGGTCGCTGAGCGACGTCGAGTGGTTCGTGCAGTTGCTCGAACTGCAGCACGGGGCGAGTGTTCCCGGGCTGCGCACCACCTCCACCCTCGGTGCACTCTCCGCCGCGGAGGCCGCCGGCCTCGTCGACACCGAGGATGCCCACAAGCTTCGGGATGCCTGGATCCTCGCGTCCCGCGCCCGCTCCGCCATGACCCTCTGGACCGCGCGGACCTCGGACGTTCTCCCGACGGACCACCAGCAGCTCGAAGGTGTCGCACGCCTCCTCGAGTACCCTCCTGGTTCGGCGGCAGTCTTCGAGGACCACTACCTGCGTGTCACGCGCCTGGCCCGCCAGGTGTTCGAGCGTCGCTTCTACGGTGCCCCGCAGCGCCCCTCGACGACCGTCTGA